In one Aeromicrobium wangtongii genomic region, the following are encoded:
- the metH gene encoding methionine synthase — MSHAPDLRPDATEALTELLRSRILVLDGAMGTAIQRDRPDEAGYRGERFKDWPSDVQGNNDLLTLTQPEIIAGIHREYLEAGADMIETNTFNANSISLSDYGMQDLAYELNFESARLARRECDAMTERTPERPRYVAGALGPTSRTASISPDVNDPGARNVTYDELVEAYKVATLALLEGGADVIFIETIFDTLNAKAAIFAVETVFEEQGRRWPVVISGTITDASGRTLSGQVTEAFWHSIRHAKPLLVGLNCALGAKEMRPYIAEMSRVADTFVSCYPNAGLPNAFGEYDEEPDQTAAIVAEFAEAGFVNMVGGCCGTTPAHIAAIARDVADKTPRVPTETSPALRLSGLEPVTVVEDTLFVNVGERTNITGSARFRNLIKAGDYTTALAVARQQVEAGAQVIDVNMDEGMIDGVEAMDRFLKLVATEPDICRVPTMIDSSKWEVIEAGLKCVQGKSIVNSISMKEGEEKFIREARLCRKYGAAVVVMAFDEDGQADNLERRKQICQRAYDILVNEVGFPAEDIIFDPNVFAVATGIEEHANYGLDFIEATRWIKQNLPGALVSGGVSNVSFSFRGNNPVREAIHAVFLFHAINAGMDMGIVNAGALEVYDEVPELLRDRIEDVILNRRPDSTERLLEIAADFAGDGSVKEVATEEWRSLPVGERITHALVKGIDEFAESDTEELRAEISARGGRPIEVIEGPLMDGMNVVGDLFGEGKMFLPQVVKSARVMKKAVAYLIPFIEAEKQPGDVERSNGKVVMATVKGDVHDIGKNIVGVVLQCNNYDVVDLGVMVPAQKILDAAKAEGADVIGLSGLITPSLDEMVSFAKEMERQGFDIPLMIGGATTSRAHTAVKVAQQYHGPVIWVKDASRSVPVVAALLSDEQRPKLLADTNADYEALRERHAARQDTRSLLPIAVAREKATPIDWSDYHPPRPRMLLQQARDVCTGPDCDHRHGEATQFVKTFTDYPLAELREYIDWQPFFNAWEMKGKFPDILHNPSTGEAARKLYEDAQAMLDQLIDQKWIRANGVFGLFPASQVPGDDIEVYTDESRSTVLTTLHQLRQQGEGREGSARKSLADFVAPKETGLRDYVGAFAVTAGVNIGEKIAEFKKNLDDYNAILLESLADRLAEAFAERMHERVRKEFWAHAPHEALSNEDLIKEKYEGIRPAPGYPACPEHTEKQTIWELLDVEANTGIELTESMAMWPGASVSGLYFSHPQSQYFVLGRIGRDQVEDYARRKGWTLDEAEKWLSPNLGYRTENE; from the coding sequence GTGTCCCACGCCCCTGATCTTCGCCCCGACGCGACCGAAGCGCTGACCGAGCTCCTCAGGAGCCGGATCCTGGTGCTGGACGGTGCCATGGGAACGGCGATCCAGCGTGACCGTCCCGACGAGGCCGGCTACCGCGGCGAACGGTTCAAGGACTGGCCGTCCGACGTCCAGGGCAACAACGACCTGCTGACGCTGACGCAGCCCGAGATCATCGCCGGGATCCACCGCGAGTACCTCGAGGCCGGCGCCGACATGATCGAGACCAACACGTTCAACGCGAACTCGATCTCGCTGTCCGACTACGGCATGCAGGACCTGGCGTACGAGCTCAACTTCGAGTCGGCCCGGCTGGCCCGCCGCGAGTGCGACGCCATGACCGAGCGCACGCCCGAGAGGCCCCGCTACGTCGCCGGCGCCCTCGGCCCCACGAGCCGTACCGCGTCGATCTCCCCCGACGTCAACGATCCGGGCGCCCGCAACGTCACCTATGACGAGCTCGTCGAGGCCTACAAGGTCGCGACGCTCGCGCTGCTGGAGGGCGGCGCCGACGTCATCTTCATCGAGACGATCTTCGACACCCTCAACGCCAAGGCCGCCATCTTCGCCGTCGAGACCGTGTTCGAGGAGCAGGGCCGCCGCTGGCCCGTGGTCATCTCCGGCACCATCACGGATGCGTCCGGCCGCACGCTGTCCGGGCAGGTCACCGAGGCCTTCTGGCACTCCATCCGGCACGCCAAGCCGCTGCTGGTCGGCCTGAACTGTGCCCTGGGCGCGAAGGAGATGCGCCCCTACATCGCCGAGATGTCCCGCGTCGCCGACACCTTCGTGTCCTGCTACCCCAACGCCGGTCTGCCCAATGCCTTCGGCGAGTACGACGAGGAGCCGGACCAGACCGCCGCGATCGTCGCGGAGTTCGCCGAGGCCGGTTTCGTCAACATGGTCGGTGGCTGCTGCGGCACGACCCCGGCGCACATCGCCGCCATCGCACGCGACGTCGCCGACAAGACGCCCCGCGTCCCCACCGAGACCTCCCCCGCCCTGCGGCTGTCCGGTCTGGAGCCGGTCACGGTCGTCGAGGACACCTTGTTCGTCAACGTCGGTGAGCGCACCAACATCACCGGTTCGGCCCGCTTCCGCAACCTCATCAAGGCCGGCGACTACACGACGGCGCTCGCCGTGGCGCGCCAGCAGGTCGAGGCCGGCGCCCAGGTCATCGACGTCAACATGGATGAGGGCATGATCGACGGCGTCGAGGCGATGGATCGCTTCTTGAAGCTCGTCGCGACCGAGCCGGACATCTGCCGGGTTCCCACGATGATCGACTCCTCCAAGTGGGAGGTCATCGAGGCCGGGCTCAAGTGCGTCCAGGGCAAGTCGATCGTCAACTCCATCTCCATGAAGGAGGGCGAGGAGAAGTTCATCCGCGAGGCGCGGCTGTGCCGCAAGTACGGCGCCGCCGTCGTGGTCATGGCCTTCGACGAGGACGGCCAGGCCGACAACCTCGAGCGCCGCAAGCAGATCTGTCAGCGGGCCTACGACATCCTCGTGAACGAGGTCGGCTTCCCGGCCGAGGACATCATCTTCGATCCCAACGTCTTCGCCGTGGCCACCGGCATCGAGGAGCACGCCAACTACGGGCTGGACTTCATCGAGGCCACCCGGTGGATCAAGCAGAATCTCCCCGGCGCGCTGGTGTCCGGCGGCGTCTCGAACGTGTCGTTCTCGTTCCGTGGCAACAACCCGGTACGCGAGGCGATCCACGCGGTCTTCCTGTTCCACGCGATCAACGCGGGCATGGACATGGGAATCGTCAACGCCGGCGCCCTCGAGGTCTACGACGAGGTCCCCGAGCTGCTGCGCGACCGCATCGAGGACGTCATCCTCAACCGTCGCCCCGACAGCACCGAGCGGCTGCTCGAGATCGCCGCGGACTTCGCCGGTGACGGCTCGGTCAAGGAGGTCGCGACCGAGGAGTGGCGCTCGCTGCCCGTCGGCGAGCGGATCACCCACGCGCTGGTGAAGGGCATCGACGAGTTCGCCGAGTCCGACACCGAGGAGCTGCGCGCCGAGATCAGCGCCCGCGGCGGACGCCCGATCGAGGTCATCGAGGGCCCGCTGATGGACGGCATGAACGTCGTCGGCGACCTGTTCGGCGAGGGCAAGATGTTCCTGCCCCAGGTCGTGAAGTCGGCCCGTGTCATGAAGAAGGCCGTCGCCTACCTGATCCCGTTCATCGAGGCCGAGAAGCAGCCCGGCGACGTCGAGCGCAGCAACGGCAAGGTCGTCATGGCCACGGTCAAGGGCGATGTGCACGACATCGGCAAGAACATCGTCGGCGTCGTGCTGCAGTGCAACAACTACGACGTGGTCGACCTCGGCGTCATGGTGCCCGCGCAGAAGATCCTCGACGCCGCCAAGGCCGAGGGCGCCGACGTCATCGGCCTGTCCGGGCTGATCACGCCCTCGCTGGACGAGATGGTCAGCTTCGCCAAGGAGATGGAGCGCCAGGGCTTCGACATCCCGTTGATGATCGGCGGGGCGACCACGTCCCGCGCCCACACCGCGGTCAAGGTGGCCCAGCAGTACCACGGCCCCGTGATCTGGGTGAAGGACGCATCGCGGTCCGTGCCAGTCGTCGCCGCCCTGCTGTCCGACGAGCAGCGCCCCAAGCTGCTGGCCGACACGAACGCCGACTACGAGGCGCTGCGCGAGCGTCACGCCGCCCGCCAGGACACCCGGTCCCTGCTGCCGATCGCCGTGGCCCGGGAGAAGGCCACCCCGATCGACTGGAGCGACTACCACCCGCCGCGTCCCCGCATGCTCCTGCAGCAGGCCCGCGACGTCTGCACGGGCCCGGACTGCGACCACCGCCACGGCGAGGCGACGCAGTTCGTCAAGACCTTCACCGACTACCCGCTGGCCGAGCTGCGCGAGTACATCGACTGGCAGCCGTTCTTCAACGCGTGGGAGATGAAGGGCAAGTTCCCCGACATCCTGCACAACCCGTCGACCGGCGAGGCCGCCCGCAAGCTGTACGAGGACGCCCAGGCGATGCTCGACCAGCTGATCGACCAGAAGTGGATTCGCGCCAACGGCGTGTTCGGCCTGTTCCCCGCCAGCCAGGTGCCGGGTGACGACATCGAGGTCTACACCGACGAGTCGCGCTCGACGGTCCTGACGACGCTGCACCAGCTGCGTCAGCAGGGCGAGGGCCGTGAGGGCTCGGCGCGCAAGTCGCTGGCCGACTTCGTCGCCCCGAAGGAGACCGGCCTGCGCGACTACGTCGGCGCCTTCGCGGTCACGGCGGGCGTGAACATCGGCGAGAAGATCGCCGAGTTCAAGAAGAACCTCGACGACTACAACGCGATCCTGCTGGAGTCGCTGGCCGACCGGCTGGCCGAGGCCTTCGCCGAGCGCATGCACGAACGGGTGCGCAAGGAGTTCTGGGCCCACGCTCCCCACGAGGCGCTCAGCAACGAGGACCTCATCAAGGAGAAGTACGAGGGCATCCGTCCGGCGCCCGGCTACCCGGCCTGCCCCGAGCACACCGAGAAGCAGACCATCTGGGAGCTGCTGGACGTCGAGGCCAACACCGGCATCGAGCTGACCGAGAGCATGGCGATGTGGCCCGGCGCGTCGGTCAGCGGACTGTACTTCTCCCACCCGCAGTCGCAGTACTTCGTGCTCGGGCGCATCGGCCGTGACCAGGTCGAGGACTACGCCCGCCGCAAGGGCTGGACGTTGGACGAGGCGGAGAAGTGGCTCTCGCCGAACCTGGGCTACCGCACCGAGAACGAGTGA
- a CDS encoding HAD family hydrolase, whose amino-acid sequence MTSYAAVLWDLDGTIVDTEPLWMAAEHALAERHGKIWTEEDALELVGNSLIVSGEYIRTKLEIDMTAEAIVEYLVDSLVASLREHIDWRPGARELIAALAAEGVPQALVTMSYTAIAEPIAAALPFAAVVTGDTVSRPKPYPDPYLLAAEKLGVDASDCLAIEDSRTGAASATAAGCDVLVVPHFVTVPEAERRVLLPTLAGLTPGHLDSLFATAP is encoded by the coding sequence GTGACCTCCTATGCCGCCGTCCTGTGGGACCTCGATGGCACGATCGTCGACACCGAGCCGCTGTGGATGGCTGCCGAGCACGCGCTGGCGGAGCGGCACGGCAAGATCTGGACCGAGGAGGACGCCCTCGAGCTGGTCGGCAACTCGCTGATCGTCTCCGGCGAGTACATCCGGACCAAGCTCGAGATCGACATGACCGCAGAGGCGATCGTCGAGTACCTGGTCGACAGCCTGGTGGCATCGCTGCGCGAGCACATCGACTGGCGTCCCGGAGCCCGCGAGCTGATCGCGGCGCTCGCGGCCGAAGGTGTGCCGCAGGCCCTGGTCACGATGTCGTACACGGCGATCGCCGAGCCGATCGCTGCGGCGCTGCCGTTCGCGGCCGTCGTCACCGGCGACACCGTCTCCCGGCCCAAGCCGTACCCGGACCCGTACCTGCTCGCCGCCGAGAAGCTCGGTGTCGACGCCTCGGACTGCCTGGCGATCGAGGACTCGCGCACCGGCGCCGCCTCCGCCACCGCCGCGGGCTGCGACGTCCTCGTCGTGCCGCACTTCGTCACCGTGCCCGAGGCCGAGCGCCGGGTGTTGCTCCCGACCCTGGCCGGCCTCACCCCCGGCCACCTCGACTCCCTCTTCGCAACCGCCCCCTGA
- a CDS encoding GIY-YIG nuclease family protein has product MAWVYILECSDGSYYVGSTRNMESRLWQHQEGRGGAYTSQRLPVRLVYACEFARVADAWGVERKLHGWSRAKREALIRGDFAALPNLSRNREARGPREQDE; this is encoded by the coding sequence ATGGCCTGGGTCTACATCCTCGAATGCTCGGACGGTTCCTACTACGTGGGTTCGACCCGCAACATGGAGTCCCGTCTGTGGCAGCACCAGGAAGGCCGCGGCGGTGCGTACACCAGCCAGCGGCTTCCCGTCAGACTCGTCTACGCGTGCGAGTTCGCCCGCGTTGCGGACGCCTGGGGCGTGGAGCGCAAGCTGCACGGCTGGTCACGGGCCAAACGAGAGGCACTGATCCGCGGGGACTTCGCGGCGCTTCCCAATCTGTCCCGCAACCGGGAGGCTCGAGGGCCGCGCGAGCAGGATGAGTAG